In Oryzias melastigma strain HK-1 linkage group LG18, ASM292280v2, whole genome shotgun sequence, one DNA window encodes the following:
- the LOC118600081 gene encoding uncharacterized protein LOC118600081 — protein MALLGSVLVFVLVGSSVSGTSDLRITAGSGDDVILRCGDKDINEIYLLKWTKPNLQGEEIMFLYRNDGILLDQDESFWNRVILKDPQMKDGDLSVVLENVNINDNGTYECLDIHKNESQRRWNRISTISLQVSPPPPPGEEGGRGNEGVKDGDSRGRLGLSTVSVLLLAVIVLLLLFLVHLQIFKEEKASNQSSNKQQNSDRDLLISDSKAKIKPSNPEPKDWRSGSSQTLEHFRLKVQRGADVFS, from the exons ATGGCGCTCCTCGGTTCGGTTCTTGTCTTCGTTCTGGTCGgttcttctgtttctggaacATCAG ATCTGAGGATCACTGCTGGATCTGGAGATGATGTCATTCTGAGATGTGGAGATAAAGACATCAATGAgatttaccttttaaaatggACCAAACCAAACCTACAGGGggaagaaattatgtttttatacaGGAATGATGGAATTCTACTAGATCAGGATGAATCTTTCTGGAACAGAGTGATTCTGAAGGACCCTCAGATGAAGGATGGAgatctgtctgtggttctggagAACGTGAACATTAATGACAACGGAACGTACGAATGTTTAGacatacataaaaatgaatcacagaGAAGATGGAATCGGATCTCCACCATCAGTCTGCAggtgtctcctcctcctcctccag gagaGGAAGGAGGACGAGGAAATGAAGGAGTCAAAGATGGAGACAGTCGTGGTCGTCTTGGTCTGTCCACTGTGTCAGTTCTTCTTCTTGCTGttattgttcttcttcttctttttcttgttcatcTCCAGATCTTCAAAGAGGAAAAAGCTTCAAACCAAAGTTCCAACAAGCAGCAGAATTCTGACCGTGATCTTCTGATCTCAGACTCTAAAGCAAAGATAAAACCATCAAACCCAGAACCTAAAGATTGGAGATCTGGATCTTCTCAAACTCTAGAACATTTCAGACTCAAAGTCCAAAGAGGAGCAGATGTTTTTTCCTGA
- the LOC118600085 gene encoding V-set domain containing T-cell activation inhibitor 1-like: MLLFGSALLFILVGLSVSGTSDLKNITAEPGDNITLTCEDPENKIITLEWSRSDLQEGECVFSYRSGGVNLDDQHESFQNRVFLKDPQMKNGNLSVVLKNVKINDSGTYMCRIKQQNGPHGEMKIISTINLQVSPPGEEDGRGDKGKLREVKKEDVGGVSRGRLGLIPVPGLLLLLAVVVLAVLLWIYKKKKV, encoded by the exons ATGTTGCTGTTCGGTTCTGCTCTTCTTTTCATTCTGGTTGGATTGTCTGTTTCTGGAACTTCAG ATCTGAAAAACATCACTGCTGAACCTGGAGACAACATCACTCTGACATGTGAAgatccagaaaacaaaattataactttgGAGTGGAGCAGATCTGATCTGCAGGAGGGAGAATGTGTGTTTTCATACAGGAGTGGTGGTGTTAATCTAGACGATCAGCATGAATCTTTCCAGAACCGAGTGTTTCTGAAAGACCCTCAGATGAAGAATGGAAatctgtctgtggttctgaagaACGTGAAGATTAACGACTCTGGAACATACATGTGTAGaatcaaacaacaaaatggTCCACATGGAGAAATGAAGATAATCTCCACCATCAATCTGCAGGTGTCTCCTCCAG gagaGGAAGATGGAAGAGGAGACAAGGGAAAACTAAGAGAAGTTAAGAAAGaagatgtgggtggagtcagtcgTGGTCGTCTTGGTCTGATCCCTGTGCCaggtcttcttcttcttcttgctgTTGTGGTTCTTGCTGTTCTT